TGAGAAAAGAAGCCACCCCTACAGGATTTTTTCGCCCATCCTAAACATCAAACCATCATAAGCTGCATTGGTTTAACCAATTCAAAATAAGGGTATTAACTTGTTCAGGACGTTCATCATGGGGACAGTGACCAGTATTCGGAATCGAAATAAACTCAACAGATGGATTAATATCGGCTAAATCTTGATAAATTTTTGCCCCTGTAATCGGTGTCCAAGGGTCAGCTTCTCCCCAAAGAATTAATAAAGGATGTTGAATTTGGGGTAATAATTCCGAAGGCTGGGGGCCAGGAGGAGCCGTTAAAATTGAGGCAAAAACTTGTTGAGCACCAATATCATTAGAAGGAGCATATAATAACTCAACTAATTCATCGGTAATGGCAGCTTTATTGCCATAAACTTGTTTTAATGTATTGCGAATTCGGTGTTTTTGTCGAATTTGATTAAATACAAACGGCCCTATTATCGGATGACTGACTAATTTTGTAAAGAATCCCATCACCATCCGCAACGGTAAATTTAATTCTTCTGGGCGATGATTTAACCCTCCTGCACAATTTAATAAAACAGCCCCAGAGGAAATTTCAGGATGATGAGCAACAATCATTAAA
The sequence above is drawn from the Planktothrix sp. FACHB-1365 genome and encodes:
- a CDS encoding alpha/beta fold hydrolase, whose amino-acid sequence is MTTTTPAKTTTLFDSLTWVWKGHQIHYTVAGSGQPLVLIHGFGASIGHWRQNIPVLAEGGYQVFTLDLLGFGASAKPNLDYSLDLWQELLTDFWAEKIQQPAIFIGNSIGALLSLMIVAHHPEISSGAVLLNCAGGLNHRPEELNLPLRMVMGFFTKLVSHPIIGPFVFNQIRQKHRIRNTLKQVYGNKAAITDELVELLYAPSNDIGAQQVFASILTAPPGPQPSELLPQIQHPLLILWGEADPWTPITGAKIYQDLADINPSVEFISIPNTGHCPHDERPEQVNTLILNWLNQCSL